In Halogeometricum sp. S1BR25-6, a single genomic region encodes these proteins:
- a CDS encoding V-type ATP synthase subunit E — translation MSLDNVVEDIRDEARARAEEIREDGEQRASEIVAEAESDAQDLRESRRNDVERQVKQEREQALSSAKLEAKQKRLEARRDVLEDVREEAESELASLSGDRREALTRSLLDDAAEEFDAGNDVVVHGRAADKALLEDILEDETYDGYSYGDSYDCLGGVVVESTQSRVRVNNTFDSVLESVWEDNLKEVSARLFDQ, via the coding sequence ATGAGTTTGGACAACGTCGTCGAAGACATACGAGACGAAGCCCGCGCGCGTGCGGAGGAGATTCGCGAGGACGGAGAACAACGCGCTTCCGAGATCGTCGCGGAGGCCGAGTCCGACGCGCAGGACCTCCGCGAATCGCGCAGGAACGACGTCGAACGTCAGGTCAAACAGGAACGCGAGCAGGCGCTCTCCAGCGCGAAACTCGAGGCCAAGCAGAAGCGCCTCGAAGCGCGCCGGGACGTCCTCGAAGACGTCCGCGAGGAGGCCGAGTCGGAACTGGCCTCGCTCTCCGGTGACCGTCGCGAAGCGCTCACCCGCTCGCTGCTCGACGATGCGGCCGAGGAGTTCGACGCCGGCAACGACGTCGTCGTCCACGGTCGCGCCGCCGACAAGGCGCTTCTCGAAGACATCCTCGAAGACGAGACGTACGACGGGTACAGCTACGGGGACAGTTACGACTGTCTCGGCGGCGTGGTCGTCGAGAGCACGCAGTCACGCGTCCGGGTGAACAACACGTTCGACTCCGTTCTTGAGAGCGTCTGGGAGGACAACCTCAAGGAAGTGAGCGCGCGACTGTTCGACCAATGA
- a CDS encoding V-type ATP synthase subunit C, whose product MNASGGSNPEYVNTRVRSRQSQLFSDEDYRKLIRMGPAEIARFMEESAYEAEINALGSRYSGVDLIEFALNRNLAKQFNDILKWAEGRLYDLIARYLRKFDAWNVKTIIRGIYSDAGRDSVDVDLIRAGEFDDRFLDRLLDATTIEEVVERLHGTMFDVGLVQAYEDYEETDVLVPLENAVDRAYYENLLEGLVVDEATEQYREYLEAEIDFRNARNALRLARSGADIDPADYYIEGGSLFSASELVTLSQNTDELVSKIRDSQYGDELSTALDELESVNSLIGFERALETALLEYADSLGNVYPLSVSPVISYILSKEQEVDNIRAIARGREAGLSEDEIEEELVIL is encoded by the coding sequence ATGAACGCCTCCGGCGGTTCCAACCCCGAGTACGTGAACACGCGCGTCCGGTCGCGCCAGAGCCAACTGTTCAGCGACGAGGACTACCGCAAGCTGATCCGGATGGGGCCGGCCGAGATAGCCCGATTCATGGAGGAGTCGGCGTACGAGGCGGAGATAAACGCGCTCGGGTCGCGGTACTCGGGCGTCGACCTCATCGAGTTCGCGCTCAACCGGAACCTCGCGAAGCAGTTCAACGATATCCTCAAGTGGGCCGAAGGACGGCTGTACGACCTCATCGCCCGCTATCTTCGCAAGTTCGACGCGTGGAACGTGAAGACAATCATCCGCGGCATCTACTCGGACGCCGGTCGCGACTCGGTCGACGTCGACCTCATCCGCGCCGGCGAGTTCGACGACCGCTTTCTCGACCGGTTGCTCGACGCGACCACCATCGAAGAGGTCGTCGAGCGTCTCCACGGGACGATGTTCGACGTGGGTCTCGTGCAGGCCTACGAGGACTACGAGGAGACGGACGTGCTCGTTCCCCTCGAAAACGCCGTCGACCGCGCCTACTACGAGAACCTGCTCGAAGGGCTCGTGGTCGACGAGGCGACCGAGCAGTACCGCGAGTATCTCGAAGCGGAGATCGACTTCCGGAACGCCCGGAACGCGCTCCGCCTCGCGCGGAGCGGTGCGGACATCGACCCCGCCGACTACTACATCGAGGGCGGGTCGCTGTTCTCCGCCTCGGAACTCGTGACGCTGTCGCAGAACACCGACGAACTCGTCTCGAAGATACGCGACTCACAGTACGGCGACGAACTCTCCACCGCGCTCGACGAACTCGAATCGGTGAACAGCCTCATTGGCTTCGAGCGTGCACTAGAGACTGCGTTGCTCGAGTACGCTGACAGCCTCGGTAACGTCTACCCGCTGTCGGTGAGTCCGGTCATCTCGTACATCCTCTCGAAGGAGCAAGAGGTGGACAACATTCGGGCCATCGCCCGCGGCCGCGAGGCCGGGCTGTCGGAAGACGAGATAGAGGAGGAGCTGGTCATCCTATGA
- a CDS encoding V-type ATP synthase subunit F, with translation MSQEIAVIGSPDFTTGFRLAGVRKFENVPDEQKDEQLDEAVSRTLEDEDVGIIVMHNDDLDDLSRQVRQSVETSIEPTLVTLGGGAGAGGLRDQIKRAIGIDLMEEDED, from the coding sequence ATGAGTCAGGAGATAGCCGTCATCGGCAGTCCGGACTTCACGACCGGGTTCCGACTCGCGGGGGTTCGGAAGTTCGAGAACGTGCCCGACGAACAGAAGGACGAACAGCTCGACGAAGCCGTCAGCCGGACGTTGGAGGACGAGGACGTAGGCATCATCGTGATGCACAACGACGACCTCGACGACCTCTCCCGGCAGGTCCGCCAGTCCGTCGAGACCAGCATCGAACCGACGCTGGTCACCCTCGGCGGCGGCGCGGGCGCAGGCGGCCTCCGAGACCAGATCAAACGAGCCATCGGTATCGACCTGATGGAGGAGGACGAAGACTAA
- a CDS encoding V-type ATP synthase subunit A yields MSQTQQTVREDGIIASVSGPVVSARDLDARMNDVVYVGDEGLMGEVIEIEGDITTIQVYEETSGVSPGEPVESTGDPLTVDLGPGLLDTIYDGVQRPLDVLEDKMGSPYLDRGVDAPGIELDKEWEFVPEAAEGDTVEPGDVLGVVTETVTIDLKVMVPPDYEGGEITDIKSGSYTVTEPIATLDNGEEITMRQEWPVREARPSETKKTPRKPLVSGQRILDGLFPIAKGGTAAIPGPFGSGKTVTQHSLAKFADADIIVYVGCGERGNEMTEVIDDFPELEDPSTGNPLMARTSLIANTSNMPVAARESCVYTGITIAEFYRDMGYDVALMADSTSRWAEAMREISSRLEEMPGEEGYPAYLSARLSEFYERAGAFENINGSEGSISAIGAVSPPGGDFSEPVTQNTLRIVKTFWALDADLAERRHFPAINWNESYSLYKEQLDPWFQENVDPDWPEERQWAVDVLDEEGELQEIVQLVGKDALPEDQQLTLEVARYLKEAYLQQNAFNPNDMYCSPEKTFTMLTTIHYFNDEAFRALEAGVPVEEIIDIDAAPRLNRMAVQEDWKEYMADLRDDIETQLRELY; encoded by the coding sequence ATGAGTCAGACACAACAGACCGTCCGTGAGGACGGCATTATCGCAAGCGTGAGTGGTCCCGTGGTGAGCGCCCGCGACCTCGACGCCCGGATGAACGACGTCGTCTACGTGGGCGACGAAGGCCTGATGGGCGAGGTCATCGAGATAGAGGGCGACATCACGACGATTCAGGTGTACGAGGAGACCTCGGGCGTCAGTCCCGGCGAACCCGTCGAGAGCACGGGCGACCCGCTGACCGTCGACCTCGGTCCGGGCCTGCTCGACACCATCTACGACGGCGTCCAGCGCCCGCTGGACGTCCTCGAAGACAAGATGGGCAGCCCGTACCTCGACCGCGGCGTCGACGCGCCCGGCATCGAACTCGACAAGGAGTGGGAGTTCGTGCCCGAGGCCGCCGAGGGCGACACGGTCGAACCCGGCGACGTGCTGGGGGTCGTCACCGAGACAGTCACCATCGACCTGAAGGTCATGGTCCCGCCGGACTACGAGGGCGGCGAAATCACCGATATCAAATCCGGCTCCTACACCGTCACCGAGCCGATTGCGACGCTCGACAACGGTGAGGAGATTACGATGCGACAGGAGTGGCCGGTCCGCGAGGCCCGACCCTCCGAGACGAAGAAGACGCCCCGGAAGCCGCTGGTGTCCGGACAGCGCATCCTCGACGGCCTGTTCCCCATCGCGAAGGGCGGGACGGCCGCGATTCCCGGTCCGTTCGGGTCGGGCAAGACCGTCACGCAGCACAGCCTCGCGAAGTTCGCCGACGCGGACATCATCGTCTACGTCGGCTGCGGCGAGCGCGGCAACGAGATGACGGAGGTCATCGACGACTTCCCCGAACTCGAAGACCCCTCGACGGGCAACCCGCTCATGGCCCGGACGTCGCTCATCGCGAACACGTCCAACATGCCGGTCGCCGCCCGCGAGTCCTGCGTGTACACGGGTATCACCATCGCGGAGTTCTACCGCGACATGGGGTACGACGTGGCGCTCATGGCCGACTCCACCTCCCGGTGGGCCGAGGCCATGCGCGAAATCTCCTCGCGGCTGGAGGAGATGCCCGGCGAGGAGGGCTACCCCGCCTACCTCTCCGCGCGCCTCTCGGAGTTCTACGAGCGCGCCGGCGCGTTCGAGAACATCAACGGCTCCGAGGGTTCCATCTCCGCCATCGGCGCGGTGTCGCCGCCCGGCGGCGACTTCTCCGAGCCGGTGACGCAGAACACCCTGCGCATCGTCAAGACGTTCTGGGCGCTGGACGCGGACCTCGCCGAGCGGCGTCACTTCCCGGCCATCAACTGGAACGAGTCGTACTCGCTCTACAAGGAGCAGCTCGACCCGTGGTTCCAGGAGAACGTCGACCCCGACTGGCCCGAGGAGCGCCAGTGGGCGGTCGACGTGCTCGACGAGGAGGGCGAACTGCAGGAAATCGTTCAACTCGTCGGTAAGGACGCGCTGCCGGAGGACCAGCAGCTCACCCTCGAAGTGGCGAGATACCTCAAGGAGGCGTACCTCCAGCAGAACGCGTTCAACCCGAACGACATGTACTGTTCGCCGGAGAAGACGTTCACCATGCTCACCACCATCCATTACTTCAACGACGAGGCGTTCCGGGCGCTCGAAGCCGGCGTCCCCGTCGAGGAAATCATCGACATCGACGCCGCGCCGCGGCTGAACCGGATGGCAGTCCAAGAGGACTGGAAGGAGTACATGGCCGACCTGCGAGACGACATCGAAACGCAACTGCGGGAGCTGTACTAA
- a CDS encoding ATP synthase subunit B has product MKEYQTISEISGPLVFAEVDEPIGYDEIVEIETPEGETKRGQVLESSEGVVAIQVFEGTTGIDKNASVRFLGETLKMPVTEDLLGRVLDGSGQPIDGGPEIVPDERHDIVGAAINPYSREYPEEFIQTGVSAVDGMNTLVRGQKLPIFSGSGLPHNDLALQIARQATVPEEAAEEGEDASEFAVIFGAMGITAEEANEFMDDFERTGALERSVVFMNLADDPAVERTVTPRMALTTAEYLAFEKGYHVLVILTDMTNYCEALREIGAAREEVPGRRGYPGYMYTDLAQLYERAGRIKGREGSVTQIPILTMPGDDDTHPIPDLTGYITEGQIMMDRDLNSQGVQPPVNVLPSLSRLMDDGIGEGLTRADHADVSDQMYAAYAEGEDLRDLVNIVGREALSERDNKYLDFADRFEDEFVDQGYDTNRSIDETVEIGWDLLSEFPKQELNRIDEEFIEEHYREDGADEETEEEVTAD; this is encoded by the coding sequence ATGAAAGAGTATCAAACGATATCCGAGATCAGCGGTCCGCTGGTGTTCGCCGAGGTCGACGAGCCGATCGGATACGACGAAATCGTCGAGATCGAGACGCCGGAGGGCGAGACCAAGCGCGGTCAGGTGCTCGAATCCTCCGAGGGCGTCGTCGCCATCCAAGTGTTCGAAGGCACCACCGGCATCGACAAGAACGCGTCTGTCCGGTTCCTGGGCGAGACGCTGAAGATGCCCGTCACCGAGGACCTCCTCGGACGGGTCCTCGACGGTTCCGGACAACCCATCGACGGCGGTCCGGAGATCGTTCCCGACGAGCGACACGACATCGTCGGCGCGGCCATCAACCCCTACTCCCGCGAGTACCCCGAGGAGTTCATCCAGACCGGCGTCTCCGCCGTCGACGGGATGAACACCCTCGTCCGCGGGCAGAAGCTCCCCATCTTCTCGGGGTCGGGGCTGCCGCACAACGACCTCGCGCTCCAGATCGCCCGTCAGGCGACCGTCCCCGAAGAGGCGGCCGAAGAGGGCGAGGACGCCTCGGAGTTCGCCGTCATCTTCGGCGCGATGGGCATCACGGCCGAGGAGGCCAACGAGTTCATGGACGACTTCGAGCGCACCGGCGCGCTGGAACGCTCGGTCGTCTTCATGAACCTCGCGGACGACCCCGCCGTCGAGCGGACGGTCACGCCGCGGATGGCGCTGACGACCGCCGAGTACCTCGCGTTCGAGAAGGGCTACCACGTGCTGGTCATCCTCACGGACATGACCAACTACTGCGAGGCGCTGCGCGAAATCGGCGCCGCCCGCGAGGAGGTCCCGGGCCGCCGTGGCTACCCCGGATACATGTACACCGACCTGGCGCAACTGTACGAACGCGCCGGTCGTATCAAGGGCCGCGAGGGGTCGGTCACGCAGATTCCCATCCTCACGATGCCGGGGGACGACGACACCCACCCCATCCCGGACCTGACCGGCTACATCACCGAGGGACAGATCATGATGGACCGCGACCTCAACAGTCAGGGCGTCCAGCCCCCGGTCAACGTGCTGCCGTCGCTCTCCCGACTCATGGACGACGGTATCGGCGAGGGCCTGACCCGCGCCGACCACGCCGACGTCTCCGACCAGATGTACGCGGCGTACGCGGAGGGTGAGGACCTGCGCGACCTCGTGAACATCGTCGGCCGCGAGGCGCTCTCGGAACGCGACAACAAGTACCTCGACTTCGCCGACCGCTTCGAGGACGAGTTCGTCGACCAGGGTTACGACACCAACCGCTCCATCGATGAGACCGTCGAAATCGGCTGGGACCTCCTCTCGGAGTTCCCGAAACAGGAACTCAACCGCATCGACGAGGAGTTCATCGAGGAGCACTACCGAGAAGACGGGGCGGACGAAGAGACCGAAGAAGAAGTCACCGCCGACTGA